The sequence below is a genomic window from Corythoichthys intestinalis isolate RoL2023-P3 chromosome 12, ASM3026506v1, whole genome shotgun sequence.
TAATGACTAATGTATTGCAATCCATGTGTTGGTCTTTTCATGTCTCTCAACACAAGGCCACTGACCCAGATGAGGAGCAGACGAAGGGCCTCACTGTGGGTATCCTCACTGTGCTGGAGGATGATGACACCACAGTGCCTCAAAGTGTCGTGAGTGTGGCTGTTGTTGTGGAAGAAGAGATTGTCCTTCAAGATCTTCCTGACCTACCAACTGCTTTTGCCTACCTCTTTGGACTGATCTATGCTTTAAACATCCAGTACCCAAAAGATCTCAGGTACACATTCGAAACTGTGCAGAAGGTGTTCATGGAACTTGGAGCAGACCTCTCTGCAAGGGTCAGATCGCTCAAAAACAAACTCCTTCAGTAAATCCAAAAGTTCTGGATTTGGAGTTGTTGACCTCTAAAAGTTAGGTACAGCTCACATGTTTTATATTTTTGATTCATACGTGTTCTGTATGGTCTTGTTCTTGTGATCACGTTGTATGTTTTCGATTCATACGAGTTCTGTATGGTCTTGTTCGTGCGATTTTGAGACCTGAAGTTGTTGCACTCGGAAGATTCatacttatttatcatattggtTCCGTATGATATTCTATAGATGACATGCTTGAAATTTTGAGACCAGAAATTATGTTGCTCAGTAACCTTTAAACAGATTTAGTACATTCATAGTTGTACATCATACTGATTCGCTATGGTCTTGTATACATTACTTGTGTTTGATGATACTACAAGATGGCACAATATGCTGTCACTCATTAGTTTGCAATAAATGCACTTGGCCCTGTTGGAAGAGATTTGATGCTCGTAgagttttaataaaacaaatgttttgaATATATTTATTGCATCTCCACTTATTTCAACATTTGATTTATGCATTTGATAAAACATTATCAATTATATTCTTAGGTAGGTATAGTATATACTTACTTAACCCAACTAATTGGGTTATGTGCACTTTTTACTCAGAAGTGCATTCTGTGTAAGAACTTACAGAggattcattacaatattataaATTAGTACAATTTAAAGTACAGTTAGTGGAAGTAAGGATTAAATGTTATTACAATGTAAAATATTAAGTTAGAATTTAGGAGAGAGTAAGCACAAATTACATTGAAAAGTTATTACAATGTAAAATTATAAGTTACTCAAATTTAGGAGAGAGTTGAAGTTAGGATTAAAAGTTACTACAAAGTAAAATTATGAGTTAGTAGAATTTTGGAGCGAGTTAgcgcaaataaaaataaaaaattaatacaatgtAAAATTATAAGTTAGTCCAATTAAGGGAAAAGTTAGCTGAAGTTCGGATTACAAGTTATTACAATCTAAAATTGTAAGTTagtagaactcactgtgaagtTGATAAAAATCAAAACTCAGAGTTGAGCAAACTCAGaagcaaaacttaaaatgtttaGTTTAATTTTCCAACTTAAAATTGTATCGAAGTTTGTTGCCTTGAAATTTTGAGTTgacgcaacttttttttttttacagtgcagaTGCTGAGAACACTTACAGAAAAGCAAAAGACAAATTGGAAAGAATCATTGAACAAACTGATCTACGCCTATAATTGCACTCGATGTGAAGTCACAGGTTTTTCTCCCTTCTACCTGTTATTCGGAAGGTCACCAAGATTGCCAATTGATCTCGTATTTGGTCTCACAACTGAAGTAGGAAATGTAGACCACCGAACATACATGGAGAAATGGAAAAGAGAAATGCAGGAAGCAAACGAAATTGTCCaagcaaatataaaaaaatcaactgagaGGGGTAAAAGACACTATGATAGCAGAGTGAGAACATCTGTCTTGTGTCCTGGTGACCGTGTTCTGGTTCGGAATTTGACGCCTCGAGGAGGCACAGGAAAGCTTCGTAATCACTGGGAAGAGGATATCCATATTGTGATTCGTCAAGTTGGAGAAAATAACCCAGTGTATGAAATCAAACCTGAAAAGGGCAGAGGAAGAACAAGAACATTGCACCGAAACCTGTTATTACCATGTGATCACTTACCTTTGGAAATTCATCCGCAACCAGCaattaaacaaaagaaaaagacaaCCCTTGCAGAAGAAACAGACCAAGAGCAAGAGAGTGACGAAGATGAGTGTGTGTACTATTACAAGCCAGTAGTAGAGTATCAAGCACCCATTACAGACATGACTACTGAGCCAACTCGAGAGACACCAGCATTAGACACTGATGAACGTGGACCTAACACAAACACAGCTGGAAGAAGACAAGATGATGTGTTTTTGAGAGATGAAAATCAGAGTGATGTTGAGCCACGGGTAGAGTTTCAAGAGGAAGTTCCGATATCGCTCCACAGTGGTTCAGGAGGAAACGAAGAACATAATGGTAGATACCCAAGAAGAGAAAGACGACCTCCTGAAATCCTCACCTATGACCGGCTGGGAACTCCATCATGCTGTAGTACATCACACACAAGAAGAGAGCCTTACCAGTATCCATCTTTGCAGTACAGAGAAGGTCAGTTGGTGACAGTGTGGACAAACCCATTCCAAACATACCAGCCTCACGATATGCGAGCGTATTGATTGATAGTTTATTTAGTGCCATTGTGTTTCAGAAAAATTCTCAGACAAAAACAACCGCTATTTTCTGCAGTTACAATTACTTGCAAAACAGTTCATTTTATCTCATAAACCTATGATGTCGGGACGACATCTTTTTCTGCAGGGGAGTGTGTAATAGATTGGAAATATCCCATGATTGATAAAATTCATATATATGTTAATTAAAAAGACAGGTGAAAAAAAACGTGGTAAAATGTTAGTGTTGAAGAAGGGGTTAAAAACGGATTTTGAAATGGataacattattagcattcatTGAAATCATTTTTAATATAACTGAAACGATGTGAGACCTGCTCTCCTAGTTTAGCCTCAGTGAGAAAAATGATCGGCGATCGACTAGTAGTGTCTGCTGAATGAAGGAAAAGGGAAAGCTCGCCACTTTGCCTCATTCTCCTTTGAGCTATTGAAGGCAAAACATCGTGGTTTGAGTGTTCATT
It includes:
- the LOC130926733 gene encoding uncharacterized protein LOC130926733, with translation MQMLRTLTEKQKTNWKESLNKLIYAYNCTRCEVTGFSPFYLLFGRSPRLPIDLVFGLTTEVGNVDHRTYMEKWKREMQEANEIVQANIKKSTERGKRHYDSRVRTSVLCPGDRVLVRNLTPRGGTGKLRNHWEEDIHIVIRQVGENNPVYEIKPEKGRGRTRTLHRNLLLPCDHLPLEIHPQPAIKQKKKTTLAEETDQEQESDEDECVYYYKPVVEYQAPITDMTTEPTRETPALDTDERGPNTNTAGRRQDDVFLRDENQSDVEPRVEFQEEVPISLHSGSGGNEEHNGRYPRRERRPPEILTYDRLGTPSCCSTSHTRREPYQYPSLQYREGQLVTVWTNPFQTYQPHDMRAY